Genomic window (Chloroflexota bacterium):
ATCCGGATGGTCCGTCACGGCGAGCCATCGCTCGCTCGCGAGGAGGACATGCCCGGGATGATGTTCGTCGCCGATCGCGTCCAGGGTGAGCGCCTCCTGTCCGACGAGGCCGCCGTGGACGCCGCGCGAGACGACGCCGTCGCGACGATTGAGGAAGGCGCGACTCGCGAACGGCCGCAGGGCGAGCATGCCGACGATCGAGGCGACGGCCGCGAGGAGCGCCTGGACCCAGACCGGGCTGTCCGGGACGAAGATCACGAGGATCGCCGCGACGAACGAGC
Coding sequences:
- a CDS encoding NfeD family protein, giving the protein MTMLFLWVVAGLVLLAVELHTVAFYALFLAAGSFVAAILVIFVPDSPVWVQALLAAVASIVGMLALRPFASRAFLNRRDGVVSRGVHGGLVGQEALTLDAIGDEHHPGHVLLASERWLAVTDHPDPLGSDVAVGVIAVRGTTLLVRPLERSAPFAEGGVRRG